GATCAGTGTCGGACAGCAGATTTCAGCCAGTCTTTGCCTGAGATGCCGACGCAAGCGGTCTACTTCGCGAATACAGGCCAGCGGTACATATGCGTAATGGAACCCATCTCCGCGCTCGAAACGCTGCTGGATGATCTTGCGCAAACGAGGGTTCTTGATGCCGAACGGCTCGTTTTCCGGTACGCGCATGCGCCTGGCCAGCCCGGGAATGCGGTAGACGATATGCCGCGCCCAGGTCAGTCGCGGCAGGCTCCAGCCATCCAGAAACATGGGAGGAGCATAGAGGGCCAGGCGGCCATCGTGCTTCTCCAGCCGGGCGACTTCGAGTGCCACCAATCCTCCCAGACACACGCCGGCCAGATGTACTGCGCCATGCCTGGCCTTGAGTTCGCGGTAGCTGAGGCGGATGGCTTCAACCCAGTCCTGCCAGTGAGTCCTGAGCAAATCAGCGGGCAAGCTGCCATGCCCTGGCAGGAGTGGAGAGTGGGTGACAAAACCGGCATTTTCCAGCGTTTTGCCTAGCGCTCCCAAGTCGTACGTCGTCCCGCCCAGTCCATGAACCAGTAAAACAGCCGGCTGCGAAAAAGCCATTATGCATACTCAAGACCAACAACAATGCGATCAGTATGGTTGATCCGGTTTTGTTTACAAGTGACATTTTTTCCGGAGAAAAGACGTGTGCCCGGTGTATTCGATATGTCGCTGAAAAGGCAAGCCATATAGTGTTTCGCCTTCAACAAGTACGCTTCAACATGCAGTCGATTGCCTATAGTGGTGGCACTGTGGTGCCCGGCAAAAGCACGGCAAACCTGTCCATGTTCCTGCCTGTCCAAATCCTTGTACGGCTTTCAAGGCAAAGCGCTCACTGCCATGACTTCTGAGGTTTCTTCTTCTGTCCCTTTGCCACGATTCTGGCGCGGCATTGCCGGAGCCATTGTGGCGACACTGGTGCTGGAACTGCTTTTGCGATTTGCAGCCCCGCTGGTGATCGGGCATGTCGTCCGCCCTGCCCTGCTGGTAAACCGTCTGCTGGGCCTGCCGCCGGCCAGTCTGGCAGGTACCGTGGTGCATCTGGCTCTGGCGCTGGTCGTGCTGCCCCTGGGATTTGTCTGGATCATCGAGCGGCTGGTTCCCGGTTCGCTTCATGCCCGGGCGCTGGTGTATGCCTTGTTGCTGGGAACGCTGATCGGCATGGTGTTGCTGCCATTGGCCGGAGTCCCGGATTTTTTCGGAAGCCAGCGCGGGGGGGTTTTTGTTTACCTGGTGCAGATCCTGTATTGCGGTCTCTTTGCCGGCCTGCTGGGAGAACGGCGATAAATCCTGTTGCGGTCTGAATTCCGACTAAATTACTCGGAATTGGCATGCCCGTTGAGATTCGATAAACTTGCGCCTTGCCGGGCTGCTGAAATATCGAGGCAATGCGAGTCTTGCAGTCCTTATGCAATCACCATACGAGAGGAATCCTTACATGGAACACAAACTGCCCGAACTGCCGTACGCCCTTGATGCACTGGTTCCGTTCATGTCGCGTGAAACGCTGGAATACCACTACGGCAAGCATCACCAGACCTATATCACCAACCTCAACAACCTGATCAAGGGCACCGAATTCGAAAACGCCCCGCTTGAAACCATCGTCAAGCAGTCCAGCGGCGGTGTGTTCAACAACGCAGCCCAGACCTGGAACCACACCTTCTTCTGGTTCGGGTTTGCACCGAATGCCAGTGGCGAAGCGCGTTTGCCGTCGGGCGCCCTGGCCAGTGCCATCGATGCCAAGTGGGGCAGCCTTGAAGAGTTCAAGAAAGCCTTCAACGCCGTTGCTGCCGGCACTTTCGGCTCTGGCTGGGCCTGGCTGGTAAAGAAGGCCGACGGCTCGCTGGATCTGGTTTCCACCAGCAATGCAGCTACGCCGCTGACAACCGATGCAACGCCGTTGCTGACCTGTGACGTGTGGGAACACGCCTATTACATCGACTATCGCAACAGCCGCCCGAACTATCTGGAAAACTTCTGGAAGCTTGTCGACTGGAACGTGGTTGCCGAGCGTTTTGCTGCCTGATCCAGACCGGACCAAAAATCAACAAGGAGGCTTTGGCCTCCTTTTTTCTTGTTGATTTTGTGGGAATAATGCAATTAAACAGCTTCAAGATTGTCTCATGACGATTGGCTTGATTATCGTCAAGCCAATCGCCATCAATCGAAATGACAATGCCTTTACGGATTCTTGACTATTGCTAAGGAGCACGTAGATGGAACTCTGGAAAGAATTGCTCAGTTCGGAAGTCGGCATCATGAGCCTGATCGTGATCGCAATTGCATTTATCGTCCCGATCTACTGTGTCCGTTACTTCATGCGCAAATCACATGAAGATCCGTGTCAGACCGCCAAACACTGAAACACTGGCGTAAGCATGAAAAAACCCGCAGCCTGAGCTGCGGGTTTTGCTTTTCAGCGGTTTGTCATTGCTTGACCAGATCAAGCGGAACCGGCAGGGATTTGTCCACCGGTTGACCGTCGATGATCTTTTTGGCGGCATCCACTGCCGTCTTGCCGATCAGTTTCGGCTTTTGTGCCACTGTGGCGCTCATCTTGCCGGCCTTGACCGCATTGACCGCATCATCCGTCGCATCAAAGCCCACCACCGTCACGTCCTTCATGCCGGCCGCTTCCAGAGCCTGAACAGCACCCAGCGCCATTTCGTCATTGTGGGCAAACACACCCTTGACGTTCTTGTTGGCTTGCAGGATGTTTTCCATCACCGACAGTCCCTTGGCACGGTCGAAGTCCGCCGGCTGGCGACCCACAACCTTCACGTCCTTGGCCTGGTCGATCACGTCATGGAAGCCCTGGCCACGCTCGCGTGCTGCACTGGCCCCCGGAATGCCTTCCAGCTCCACCACATCACCCTGGTTGCCAATCTTTTCCAGCAGGTATTCCGCAGCCATCTTGCCGCCCGCGACGTTATCGCTGGCCACATGGCTGGCTACCTCGCCACCGTTGACCGAGCGGTCAAGCGTCACCACCGGGATTCCGGCTGTGTTGGCCGCCTTCACTGCACCCACCACGGCATCAGAATCGGTCGGGTTGACCAGGATGACTTTCACCTTTTTCTGGATCAGGTCTTCGATGCTGGCAATCTGCTTGGCCGGATCGTCCTGGGCATCCACCGTAATCAGGGTCAGCCCCTGCTTCTGGGCTTCTTCCTCTGCACCCTTCTTGAGCGTGACAAAGAACGGGTTGGACTGCGTGGAAACGGCCAGACCAATGGCCGGCTTGCCGCCATCCGTTCCGGCGTCCGGTGCCTGGGCGGTTTCCGGACCCTGCTTGGAGCAGGCCGCCACCGCGAATACCAACGCGCCGGCCATCAGGGATTTCATCAGTTTGCTCATTGCTTCTTCCTAGGCATGTGCAGGAGTAAAACCACCGGCAGGAGCGGGATCAAGCCTGCCGGCAGGTGAAAAAAACGCGCGCTTACTTGTGGCGGCGGTCCAGCAGGACTGCCAGCAGGATGACTGCGCCCTTGATGACCTGCTGGTAGAACGACGACACACCCAGCAGGTTCAGGCCGTTGTTGAGCACCCCGATCAGCAAGGCGCCGATCAGCGTGCCGACAATCCAGCCGCGGCCGCCGGCGAGCGAAGTTCCGCCGAGTACGACGGCAGCGATGGCATCCAGCTCGTAGCCTGAACCGGCATTGGGCTGGGCCGAATTCAGGCGGGAGGTCAGGATCACCCCGGCCATGGCCGACAGGGCACCCGACAGGGCATAGACTGCGGGCTTGATCTGGCTGACGCGCACGCCGGAGATCAGGCTGGCTTCTTCATTGCCGCCAATGGCGTACACATGGCGCCCGAACGTGGTCTTGCGCAGCACGAACCACAGCACGGCAAACGCCACCAGCATCCATATCACCGGCACCGGGACCAGCGAGGCCACGTATCCCCCGCCGAGCATGGAGAAAAAGTCACTGTGCAAGCCGGTGACCGGACGGCCATCGGTCACGACCAGTGCCAGTCCGCGGAAAATGGTCATGGTCGCCAGCGTGGCAATGAACGGAGCGACCCGCCCCTGGTAGATCACCACGCCGTTGATCAGCCCCATCACGCCACCGACACCGATGCCCAGCAGGGTGGCCAGCACCGGATCCATGCCGGCGGTGATCCAGCCGGCAATCAGCACGCTGGAAAGCGCCAGGATGGAGCCGACCGACAGGTCAATGCCCCCGGTCAGGATCACGAAGGTCATGCCAAAGGCGATCAGGGCGTTGATCGAAACCTGGCGCATGACGTTCAGGATGTTGTTGAGCGTCAGGAAGTCCGGAGACAGGAAAGTCAGCACAATGCTGATCAGGACCAGCGCAATCAGCGGCGCCAGTTTTTGCAATACGTTCTTGTTGTGTTCGGTGAGCACTTAGCATCCTCCGGTGGCGGCGTGCATGATGGATTCCTGGGTTGCGGTGGCTGCATCCACTTCAGCCGCAATCCGGCCCTCATGCATGACGAGGATGCGGTCGGACATCGACAGCACCTCCGGCAGTTCCGAGGAAATCATGATGACGGCCACGCCGTCACAGGCGAGTTGGTTGATGATGTGATAGATCTCGGCCTTGCCGCCGATGTCGACGCCGCGGGTCGGCTCGTCCAGGATCAGCACGCGCGGCTTGATGGCCAGCCATTTGGCCAGCACCACTTTTTGCTGGTTGCCGCCGGACAGCGACTTGACTTCAAGGTCGCAGTCGCGGGTACGGATTTTCAGGCGGCCGATCATACCGTCGACAAACCCGCGCTCGCGGCCGGAAACGATCACGCCGGCACGCGAAAAGCCCTGCAAATGGGTCAGGGTCATGTTTTCCCGTACCGACAGCCCCAGCACCAGACCTTCATGCTTGCGGTCTTCGGTGACGAAGCCA
The DNA window shown above is from Laribacter hongkongensis DSM 14985 and carries:
- a CDS encoding alpha/beta hydrolase; its protein translation is MAFSQPAVLLVHGLGGTTYDLGALGKTLENAGFVTHSPLLPGHGSLPADLLRTHWQDWVEAIRLSYRELKARHGAVHLAGVCLGGLVALEVARLEKHDGRLALYAPPMFLDGWSLPRLTWARHIVYRIPGLARRMRVPENEPFGIKNPRLRKIIQQRFERGDGFHYAYVPLACIREVDRLRRHLRQRLAEICCPTLIVHADEDDITSPRSAHYLMNRLGGSVEFMPLTDSYHMIMVDNERNKVLARSRSFFGSSCNPAIPDQPSPEMRVAA
- a CDS encoding DUF3149 domain-containing protein — its product is MELWKELLSSEVGIMSLIVIAIAFIVPIYCVRYFMRKSHEDPCQTAKH
- a CDS encoding superoxide dismutase, whose amino-acid sequence is MEHKLPELPYALDALVPFMSRETLEYHYGKHHQTYITNLNNLIKGTEFENAPLETIVKQSSGGVFNNAAQTWNHTFFWFGFAPNASGEARLPSGALASAIDAKWGSLEEFKKAFNAVAAGTFGSGWAWLVKKADGSLDLVSTSNAATPLTTDATPLLTCDVWEHAYYIDYRNSRPNYLENFWKLVDWNVVAERFAA
- a CDS encoding ABC transporter permease; amino-acid sequence: MLTEHNKNVLQKLAPLIALVLISIVLTFLSPDFLTLNNILNVMRQVSINALIAFGMTFVILTGGIDLSVGSILALSSVLIAGWITAGMDPVLATLLGIGVGGVMGLINGVVIYQGRVAPFIATLATMTIFRGLALVVTDGRPVTGLHSDFFSMLGGGYVASLVPVPVIWMLVAFAVLWFVLRKTTFGRHVYAIGGNEEASLISGVRVSQIKPAVYALSGALSAMAGVILTSRLNSAQPNAGSGYELDAIAAVVLGGTSLAGGRGWIVGTLIGALLIGVLNNGLNLLGVSSFYQQVIKGAVILLAVLLDRRHK
- the rbsB gene encoding ribose ABC transporter substrate-binding protein RbsB, producing the protein MSKLMKSLMAGALVFAVAACSKQGPETAQAPDAGTDGGKPAIGLAVSTQSNPFFVTLKKGAEEEAQKQGLTLITVDAQDDPAKQIASIEDLIQKKVKVILVNPTDSDAVVGAVKAANTAGIPVVTLDRSVNGGEVASHVASDNVAGGKMAAEYLLEKIGNQGDVVELEGIPGASAARERGQGFHDVIDQAKDVKVVGRQPADFDRAKGLSVMENILQANKNVKGVFAHNDEMALGAVQALEAAGMKDVTVVGFDATDDAVNAVKAGKMSATVAQKPKLIGKTAVDAAKKIIDGQPVDKSLPVPLDLVKQ